One part of the Quercus lobata isolate SW786 chromosome 7, ValleyOak3.0 Primary Assembly, whole genome shotgun sequence genome encodes these proteins:
- the LOC115953455 gene encoding kinesin-like protein KIN-5B, with protein sequence MSFTPDQSKKVGLGLVPSPSPFLTPRPERRRTDPRLADWNSSRQDNRDKETNVQVLLRCRPLNDDEIRSNVPRVISCNEHKREVTVIQNLANKQVDRAFTFDKVFGPKAQQRSIYDQAIAPVVNEVLDGFNCTVFAYGQTGTGKTYTMEGGMRKKGGDLPAEAGVIPRAVRQIFDMLEAQNADYSLKVTFSELYNEEITDLLAPEDNSRSTEDKQKKPISLMEDGKGCVIVRGLEEEAVYSVNEIYTLLERGAAKRRTADTLLNKRSSRSHSIFSITVHIKEAALGDEELIKCGKLNLVDLAGSENISRSGAREGRAREAGEINKSLLTLGRVINALVEHSAHIPYRDSKLTRLLRDSLGGKTKTCIIATISPSAHCLDETLSTLDYACRAKNIKNKPEANQKMSKAVLLKDLYSEIERMKEDVRAARDKNGVYIPHERFSREEAEKKARNEKIEQLENDLSLSEKQVDRFRELYLTEQEQKLDFESELKDCKINLESSNKALLDLQESYRLAISTLKEKEFIISKLLCSENSLVEHAKQLRTNLQSASEDIDSLFTKLDQKDKMETENQSMVLNFGSQLDQSLKDLHRTILGSVSQQQLHLRCMEEHVHSHLASKSDVTQALESRIKKMAETYTLGVATLKELANAFQRKASSDLEEINSTISLQATAVENFLVTAVSEASEVICDIQNSLDEQKQLLAFSTRQQEEGLQRSFVSAQVISKATVEFFNNLYHRSSKVMTILEESQTERYHQLVNFEKMFKDKAAREEKQALEKIAGILATLTSSKTAMVSEAARNIQDSSIQESKKLKQEMSEMQQVSSVANKELGEYIEKAETHFIEDTFTATESRAIMEECFHECSKRVDSSWQQWGNAQSSINSLNKTGVADMESTVKENIYTNHFAHEEFVSASSSVNADFDAGACELLAAVNDSLMLDHENKKEIDSITTSCLDQIKLIQETHGTSISDIRSQAEKCLVKDYLVDNHTSTTPKKRVMVVPSLASIEEMRTPAYEISEKGVMLALTESKIPHLQRTPFADLN encoded by the exons ATGTCGTTCACTCCTGATCAATCCAAGAaagtgggtttgggtttggtaCCATCTCCGTCTCCTTTTCTTACGCCTCGTCCTGAACGGCGGCGTACTGATCCGAGACTCGCAGACTGGAACTCAAGCCGTCAGGACAACAGGGATAAAGAGACCAATGTTCAAGTTCTACTAAGATGCAG ACCATTAAATGATGATGAGATAAGGTCAAATGTGCCAAGGGTGATATCATGTAATGAACATAAAAGAGAAGTCACCGTAATTCAAAATCTAGCTAACAAGCAAGTAGATAGAGCTTTCACCTTTGACAAG GTTTTTGGGCCCAAAGCACAGCAAAGATCTATATATGACCAAGCCATTGCCCCAGTTGTTAACGAAGTTCTTGATGGATTCAACTGCACTGTCTTTGCATATGGGCAGACAGGCACTGGTAAAACATATACAATGGAGGGTGGGATGAGAAAAAAG GGTGGAGATTTGCCTGCTGAAGCCGGAGTTATTCCACGGGCAGTTCGTCAAATCTTTGATATGCTGGAGGCACAAAATGCTGACTATAGCTTGAAAGTTACATTTTCAGAGCTTTACAATGAAGAAATAACTGATTTGCTGGCTCCTGAGGACAATTCAAGATCAACTGAAGATAAACAAAAGAAACCTATTTCCTTGATGGAGGATGGAAAGGGCTGTGTGATTGTAAGAggacttgaagaagaagctgtATACAGTGTAAATGAAATTTATACTCTCTTAGAACGGGGGGCAGCCAAAAGGCGTACAGCAGATACCTTGTTAAACAAGCGCAGCAG cCGTTCTCATTCTATATTTTCCATTACTGTCCATATAAAAGAAGCTGCTCTTGGTGATGAGGAGCTAATTAAATGCGGCAAGCTTAATCTTGTTGATTTAGCAGGGTCAGAGAATATATCTCGCTCAGGTGCACGAGAG GGTCGTGCAAGAGAAGCTGGGGAGATAAACAAAAGCTTACTCACTCTAGGCCGTGTTATCAATGCACTTGTGGAACATTCTGCCCATATACCTTACAG GGATAGCAAGCTTACAAGGCTATTGAGGGACTCCTTAGgggggaaaacaaaaacttgcaTTATAGCTACAATTTCTCCTTCTGCTCATTGTTTGGATGAAACTCTAAGCACTTTAGATTATGCCTGTCGtgccaaaaacataaaaaacaaaccTGAG GCAAACCAGAAAATGTCCAAAGCTGTGTTGCTCAAAGATTTGTATTCAGAAattgaaagaatgaaagaag ATGTTCGAGCAGCCAGGGATAAGAATGGTGTTTATATTCCACATGAAAGATTTTCTAGGGAAGAAGCTGAAAAGAAG GCAAGGAATGAGAAGATAGAGCAATTGGAGAATGATCTCAGCCTGAGTGAGAAG CAAGTGGACAGGTTTCGTGAGCTGTATCTAACTGAGCAAGAACAGAAACTGGATTTTGAAAGTGAGCTCAAGGATTGCAAG ATAAATCTGGAAAGCAGTAACAAGGCATTGCTTGATCTTCAAGAGAGTTATAGGTTAGCCATCTCAACACTGAAGGAAAAAGAGTTTATCATATCCAAACTGCTATGCTCAG AAAATTCTTTAGTTGAACATGCAAAGCAGTTACGCACCAATCTGCAAAGTGCATCAGAGGATATAGATTCACTGTTTACAAAATTAG ATCAGAAAGACAAGATGGAAACAGAAAACCAGAGTAtggttttgaattttggttCTCAGCTTGATCAGAGCTTAAAAGACCTTCACAGAACCATACTGGGGTCTGTTTCTCAACAACAGCTACATTTAAGATGCATGGAAGAACATGTCCACTCACATCTTGCTAGTAAATCTGAT GTAACGCAGGCCCTTGAATCAAGGATTAAGAAAATGGCAGAGACTTATACTTTAGGTGTAGCAACCTTGAAGGAGCTTGCTAATGCATTCCAAAGGAAAGCTTCCTCAGACCTTGAAGAGATAAATTCTACAATCTCATTGCAAGCAACAGCAGTTGAGAAT TTTCTTGTCACTGCGGTTTCGGAGGCCAGCGAAGTTATTTGTGACATCCAAAATTCTCTTGATGAACAAAAACAGTTACTGGCTTTTTCCACTAGACAACAGGAGGAG GGGTTACAACGTAGTTTTGTATCAGCACAAGTAATTTCAAAGGCAACTGTGGAATTCTTTAATAACCTTTATCATCGTTCTTCTAAAGTCATGACAATTCTTGAAGAAAGCCAAACGGAGAGATATCATCAATTGGTAAATTTTGAGAAGATGTTTAAG GACAAGGCTGCGAGGGAGGAAAAACAGGCTCTGGAGAAAATTGCAGGAATATTAGCAACTTTGACATCTAGCAAAACTGCTATG GTCTCAGAGGCAGCAAGGAACATCCAGGACTCAAGTATACAAGAGAGCAAAAAACTGAAGCAAGAGATGTCTGAGATGCAGCAAGTTTCATCTGTTGCTAACAAGGAGTTGGGTGAATACATAGAAAAGGCTGAAACTCATTTCATAGAAGACACATTCACAGCCACAGAGTCTAGGGCTATCATGGAAGAATGCTTCCATGAGTG CTCAAAGAGAGTGGATTCTTCTTGGCAGCAATGGGGAAATGCCCAGTCATCCATAAACAGTCTTAATAAGACCGGTGTTGCAGATATGGAATCTACTGTgaa GGAAAATATATACACGAATCATTTTGCACATGAGGAATTTGTATCTGCATCTTCCTCTGTAAATGCAGATTTTGATGCTGGAGCTTGTGAATTGTTGGCAGCTGTTAATG ATTCGCTAATGCTGGACCATGAGAATAAGAAGGAAATAGATTCCATAACCACCTCGTGCTTAGATCAAATTAAATTGATACAAGAGACGCATGGTACAAGCATATCGGACATCCGAAGCCAGGCAGAAAAGTGCCTAGTAAAAGATTATCTG GTCGATAACCATACTAGCACAACACCAAAGAAACGAGTTATGGTAGTGCCAAGTTTGGCATCCATTGAGGAGATGAGAACACCTGCCTATGAAATTTCAGAGAAAGGAGTGATGTTGGCCCTTACAGAAAGCAAGATACCGCATCTTCAGAGAACTCCTTTTGCAGATTTAAATTGA
- the LOC115953722 gene encoding zinc finger protein ZAT11-like, with protein sequence MTMKRMREDGGIESLDMANCLMLLSHSLETKPRKASRADVFECKTCNRQFPSFQALGGHRSASHKRPKLMGEELKESTKTQNLGNKPKMHECSICGLEFAMGQALGGHMRRHRAMMDGAFSSAIIEKRVPVLKRSNSKRVLCLDLNLTPLENDLKLLFGKKAPQIDFTLMI encoded by the coding sequence ATGACAATGAAGAGAATGAGAGAAGATGGTGGGATAGAGAGCTTAGACATGGCTAATTGTCTAATGTTGCTCTCTCATAGCTTAGAGACCAAGCCCAGGAAAGCCTCACGGGCTGATGTGTTTGAGTGCAAGACCTGTAATCGTCAATTCCCATCGTTTCAAGCTTTGGGTGGCCACAGATCAGCGAGCCACAAGAGACCAAAATTGATGGGGGAAGAACTGAAAGAGAGTACAAAAACTCAGAACTTGGGGAATAAGCCTAAGATGCATGAGTGCTCAATATGTGGGCTTGAGTTTGCTATGGGGCAAGCTTTGGGTGGTCACATGAGGAGGCATAGAGCAATGATGGATGGTGCATTTTCTTCCGCTATCATAGAAAAGAGAGTGCCGGTGCTGAAAAGATCAAATAGTAAGAGGGTTCTGTGCTTGGACTTGAACTTGACACCTTTGGAGAATGATTTGAAGTTACTATTTGGGAAGAAGGCTCCTCAAATTGACTTTactttgatgatttga
- the LOC115952131 gene encoding uncharacterized protein LOC115952131, producing the protein MVLLAIVHGLRIFVTGSIPKPVPNPKSKATAAEESSKTAVTTDDYEERLEEWESIQNPSLVCSKDIELFVKYRDRRRFMHFMMGLREDFEPTRASLLSRSPTPSLDAAVKELISEENRRPTYHMTSSDHVLATPSPQPPIVAFTAPPRINSGRPTSQSSKGAHCKFCRAKGHDISVCRKLQKFVQEQNKASLPQAAAVCPSDPSVPTGPSLASSLTTADIEAVVQQVLSCTSTALSVTSGSPDGSSAWDRP; encoded by the exons ATGGTCCTACTAGCTATCGTGCATGGTCTTAGAATATTTGTGACTGGTTCAATTCCTAAGCCAGTACCAAACCCTAAGTCCAAAGCCACAGCTGCTGAAGAGTCTTCCAAGACTGCTGTTACAACAGATGATTATGAAGAACGTCTAGAAGAATGGGAGAGTATTCAGA ATCCTTCACTAGTGTGTTCTAAGGACATTGAGCTCTTTGTCAAATATCGGGATCGCCGTAGATTTATGCACTTCATGATGGGTTTACGTGAGGATTTTGAGCCTACTAGGGCTTCTCTACTTAGCCGAtctcctactccttctcttgatgctgcaGTAAAGGAGCTCATTTCTGAGGAGAATCGTCGGCCCACTTATCACATGACATCATCTGATCATGTCTTGGCTACACCCTCACCACAGCCTCCCATTGTTGCATTCACTGCTCCTCCGCGAATAAACTCCGGGCGTCCCACCTCTCAGTCTTCCAAAGGTGCTCACTGCAAGTTTTGCCGTGCCAAAGGCCATGATATCTCTGTTTGTCGTAAGCTACAAAAATTTGTGCAAGAGCAGAATAAAGCTTCTCTTCCTCAGGCAGCTGCTGTATGTCCTTCAGATCCATCGGTTCCTACAGGTCCATCTTTGGCTTCCTCACTTACTACGGCTGATATTGAGGCAGTTGTTCAACAGGTTTTATCCTGCACTTCCACTGCCCTTTCTGTCACCTCAG GATCCCCGGACGGGTCAAGTGCTTGGGACAGGCCGTAA
- the LOC115953852 gene encoding zinc finger protein ZAT11-like produces the protein MAMKRMREDGGMESLDMANCLMLLSHSLETQLKKTSRVDVFECKTCNRQFPSFQALGGHRASHKRPKLTGEELKERAKTQNQENKPKMHECSICGLEFAMGQALGGHMRRHRAMMDGSFSSAAIEKKVPVLKRSNSTRVMCLDLNLTPLENDLKLLFGKKAPQIDFTLMI, from the coding sequence ATGGCAATGAAGAGAATGAGAGAAGATGGTGGGATGGAGAGCTTAGACATGGCAAATTGTCTAATGTTGCTCTCTCATAGCTTAGAGACCCAGCTCAAGAAAACCTCACGGGTTGATGTGTTTGAGTGCAAGACTTGTAATCGCCAATTCCCGTCATTTCAAGCTCTTGGTGGCCACAGAGCTAGCCACAAGAGACCAAAATTAACGGGGGAAGAACTGAAAGAGCGTGCAAAAACTCAGAACCAGGAAAATAAGCCTAAGATGCATGAGTGCTCAATATGTGGGCTTGAGTTTGCTATGGGGCAGGCTTTGGGTGGTCACATGAGGAGGCATAGAGCAATGATGGATGGTTCATTTTCTTCCGCTGCCATAGAAAAGAAAGTGCCGGTGCTGAAAAGATCAAATAGTACGAGGGTTATGTGCTTGGACTTGAACTTGACACCTTTGGAGAATGATTTGAAGTTACTATTTGGGAAGAAGGCTCCTCAAATTGACTTCactttgatgatttga